TGCGCACGTGCCATGGAGTGGGGTGGCGGAAGCTCTTGGGGTGGTTCAGCATGGCTACGCCCACGGCTTTGCCGCCCACAGTGCCGTAGTAGTCACACCAAGTGGCGCGCTTGGCCCAGGCGTCAGCATCGATATCACCGTTGCTGTTGATGATGTGGCCGGTGCCTTTCTCTTTCTTCTCCTTTTCCACCGCCATTTCGGTGGGGATACGGATGCTCAGGCCGGAGTCTTTTTTGTCGTCCACCAGGGTGTCGCCTTCGGTGGCGATGAGGTCCAGATTCACATCGATGAGGCGGGTATCACCCACGACCTTAAAGGTGTATTGGCGGACTTCTTCCAGGATCTTCTTGCCGTCGGCGTCCACGTAGTCGGAGACGGTGGTGAAGGAGGCCGTGTCACCCTCTTGGATGTCCTTCAGCGTTTGCAGCTTGATGGCACCCAGGTGCTTGATGCGCTCGTCGTATTTGCCGTTCTTGTTTTCGGCGAAGGTTGATGGTTCGGCCCAGCTATCGTAGCCGCCGATGCCTTCATGACCAAAAGTCAGGCCGCGCTGGTGCGGGTGATCGTGCTGCTCACCTTCGATCACCTTCATCGGGAAGGCGCGAGTCATCGTCACGCCACCGGCACCGATGATGGGCCACAGGTAGGGCTTATTGGCCTGATCCACCACGAGCTCAGTGAAAAACTGGCCGTCGATCTTCACGATGGCACCGCCTGGAGCGGTTTTTTCCACGGTGAAGGTGGCGGCTTGGGCAGTGAGGGTGAGAGCACCCAGGAAAAACGCAGAAAGGAGGGGCGTAAACTTCATGATGGGAAGAGAAAACAACAAGGGCATACATCAACGTGCGTGCAAACCTGTTTCTTCCTTTACGCCGCCATTCGGGCAGGTCCGTATCATTCCTGGTGGCAGGGGCATCAAATCTGAGTATGCACTCGGCCCCCTGATTTTCGTTTTCATCTATGGCTGGCTTTTTCAAATCCCTCCTGCAGCGCTTCACCAAACCCGATATCGATTGGGATGATCTGGAGGCTGCTTTGATCGCCGGTGATCTGGGCCCGCGTCTCTCCCTCCAGATCGTGGAGGATCTCCAGGCCCAGCAGCGGAAGCTTCACGGCGCCGACATCGTCAAGGTGGCCCGTGAGCACGTGCGCAAGATCCTGCCCAATAGTGTGACGCCGATGAGCAAGCTGGACGGCAAACCCAAGGTGGTGCTGGTGATCGGTGTCAATGGCACAGGTAAGACTACCTCCACGGCGAAGCTGGCCTACTTGCTGAACAAAGGCGGTGCCAAAGTGGTGCTGGCCGCAGCGGATACCTTCCGTGCAGCGGCGGTTGAGCAGCTTGAGGTATGGTCCCAGCGCCTGAACATCCCCATGGTCAAAGGGCCGCCGAATGGAGACCCCGCATCGGTGTGTTTCGAGGCCTACGATCTCGCCCAGCGCACTCAGGCTGACTTCCTGCTGTGCGACACTGCAGGCCGTCTGCACAATAAGCACAACCTCATGGAGGAACTGAAAAAGATTCACCGCATCCTCGGGCGTAAAGACGAGACCTCCCCGCATGAGGTGCTGCTGGTGGTGGATGCCACCACGGGGGCCAATGCCCTGCAACAAGCCCGTGAGTTTCATAAGATCATTCCGCTGACCGGTGTCATCGTGACCAAGCTGGATGGCAGCGGCAAAGGCGGCGTGCTGGTGAACATCCAGCAGGAGCTCGGCGTGCCCACCCGTTACATCGGTCTGGGAGAAAAAGTGGAGGAGTTTCAACGCTTCGACCCCAACCGTTTTGTGGAGGAACTGCTATGAGCCTGATCGTGCCCCCCGTGATCGACCCGGCGACGGATGAGCACTACATGCGTGAAGCCCTGCGCATGGCGCGGAAAGCAGCCCGTCAGGATGAGGTGCCCATCGGCGCTGTCATCGTGCATCAGGGGACTGTCATCGGTCGCTCCTGGAATCAGGTGGAGACCCTCAAAGACGCCACCGCTCATGCCGAGATGCTGGCGCTGACGCAGGCTGAAAGTGCCCTGGAAGACTGGCGGCTGGCCGACTGTGATCTGTATGTGACCAAGGAGCCCTGCCCGATGTGTGCAGGGGCCATTGTTCACTGCCGGATCCGGCGCGTCATCTTTGGCTGTGGCGATCCCAAAGGCGGTGGGGCAGGCGGCTTCTGGAATCTGCTCCAGGCACCGAATCTGAATCATCGCAGCGAGATCACCCCCGATGTCTTAGCCGAGGAAAGCGTGGCCTTGCTCAAGGCTTTCTTTGCCGAGGCCCGCAAACGCAAAGCCTTGGGGCTGACGCATACGAAAGGCATCGGAGGAAACCCCTCGGCGGTGTCCAATGAAGATGCGTCGATCTTTGACGGGCCGTGAGCTGGGACGGGTCGAGCTGGTGGTGCGGCGATGCTTGTAGTTGCCCTAGGCCTGAGTCGCGT
This genomic window from Prosthecobacter debontii contains:
- a CDS encoding DUF6807 domain-containing protein, encoding MKFTPLLSAFFLGALTLTAQAATFTVEKTAPGGAIVKIDGQFFTELVVDQANKPYLWPIIGAGGVTMTRAFPMKVIEGEQHDHPHQRGLTFGHEGIGGYDSWAEPSTFAENKNGKYDERIKHLGAIKLQTLKDIQEGDTASFTTVSDYVDADGKKILEEVRQYTFKVVGDTRLIDVNLDLIATEGDTLVDDKKDSGLSIRIPTEMAVEKEKKEKGTGHIINSNGDIDADAWAKRATWCDYYGTVGGKAVGVAMLNHPKSFRHPTPWHVRTYGLFTANPFGLKALDPTSESGAMTLKKGEKISLRHRFIFHLGNEKDAKIAEAYADYAKEP
- the ftsY gene encoding signal recognition particle-docking protein FtsY, encoding MAGFFKSLLQRFTKPDIDWDDLEAALIAGDLGPRLSLQIVEDLQAQQRKLHGADIVKVAREHVRKILPNSVTPMSKLDGKPKVVLVIGVNGTGKTTSTAKLAYLLNKGGAKVVLAAADTFRAAAVEQLEVWSQRLNIPMVKGPPNGDPASVCFEAYDLAQRTQADFLLCDTAGRLHNKHNLMEELKKIHRILGRKDETSPHEVLLVVDATTGANALQQAREFHKIIPLTGVIVTKLDGSGKGGVLVNIQQELGVPTRYIGLGEKVEEFQRFDPNRFVEELL
- the tadA gene encoding tRNA adenosine(34) deaminase TadA, with translation MSLIVPPVIDPATDEHYMREALRMARKAARQDEVPIGAVIVHQGTVIGRSWNQVETLKDATAHAEMLALTQAESALEDWRLADCDLYVTKEPCPMCAGAIVHCRIRRVIFGCGDPKGGGAGGFWNLLQAPNLNHRSEITPDVLAEESVALLKAFFAEARKRKALGLTHTKGIGGNPSAVSNEDASIFDGP